GCCGCTGTTATTTTGATGGTGATCCTTGTTGCGACTATCGTTTACGTCGTAGACAACATTTTTGTTTTTGTTTCAGGCGCCGTGTTTTAACAGACTCTTTAACTTTTTATGGAACATTCAGAAGAATACACAGAAACGCAAACAGGGCCGAAGCCACGCTGGTATGCTGTCCAAGTTGCATCTGGGTGCGAAAAAAGAGTCAAAGCAAACCTCGAACAACGTATCCATACCCTTGATGTGGCGGATCGAATCTTCCAAGTGCAGATCCCCCAGACGCCAACGGTGAAAATCCGCAAAGATGGCAGTCGGCAACATGGCGAAGAAAAGGTTTTTCCGGGTTATGTTTTGATTCAGATGAACCTTGATGATGAAGCTTGGCAGGTTATCAAAAATACGCCCCATGTAATCAACTTTGTTGGTGCAGAACAGAAGCGTAGTTATGGCAGAGGCCGGGGACATGTTAAGCCCATGCCTCTCAATCGGTCTGAGGTAGAGCGTATCTTTAAACAGGCTCAGGTCGTCGAACCGACCGTTAAAGTCGATATGACTATCGGTGATAAAATCCTTGTCCTTTCGGGGCCCTTCAAAGATTTTGAAGGCGAAATCATCGAAGTCAGCCCTGAGCGCAGCAAACTGAAAGCTCTATTGTCGATCTTTGGTCGAGATACGCCAGTAGAACTTGAATTTAATCAAGTGGAAAAACAGAGCTAGCAATGGCAAAAAAAGTTGTTACGGTAATTAAATTGGCTTTGCCTGCGGGCAAAGCAAACCCTGCACCCCCTGTTGGTCCG
The nucleotide sequence above comes from [Synechococcus] sp. NIES-970. Encoded proteins:
- a CDS encoding hypothetical protein (transcription termination/antitermination factor NusG); this encodes MEHSEEYTETQTGPKPRWYAVQVASGCEKRVKANLEQRIHTLDVADRIFQVQIPQTPTVKIRKDGSRQHGEEKVFPGYVLIQMNLDDEAWQVIKNTPHVINFVGAEQKRSYGRGRGHVKPMPLNRSEVERIFKQAQVVEPTVKVDMTIGDKILVLSGPFKDFEGEIIEVSPERSKLKALLSIFGRDTPVELEFNQVEKQS